The Arachis hypogaea cultivar Tifrunner chromosome 16, arahy.Tifrunner.gnm2.J5K5, whole genome shotgun sequence genome contains a region encoding:
- the LOC140180079 gene encoding protein MAIN-LIKE 2-like has product MAGLYHLARLNERWFRLDKPLVSAFVERWRPETHTFHMPFGECTITLQDVAYQLGLPVDGRYVSGCLTDFQTYIQGGRPAWVWFQELLGVIPPANQIQKFAVNCSWFQETFGECPERANEETVRRCARAYIMMLLGTQLFADKSGNRIHIRWLPYVARLEDMGGYSWGSVALAWLYRCMCRVANRHVVKLAGLLQLL; this is encoded by the coding sequence ATGGCGggattataccatcttgcgagGCTGAACGAGAGATGGTTCAGATTGGATAAGCCCCTAGTGAGTGCTTTCGTCGAGcgatggcgtccggagacgcacacaTTCCACATGCCGTTCGgggagtgcacgatcacactgcAGGATGTGGCGTACCAGTTGGGGTTGCCGGTCGACGGACGTTATGTCAGTGGTTGCTTGACGGATTTCCAAACATACATCCAGGGTGGCCGTCCAGCTTGGgtgtggttccaggagttgcttgGTGTGATACCTCCTGCGAACCAAATCCAGAAGTTTGCAGTGAACTGCAGCTGGTTCCAGGAGACGTTTGGAGAGTGCCCTGAGAGAGCCAACGAGGAGACAGTCAGGCGCTGTGCTCGGGCATATATCATGATGCTGTTAGGCACTcagctgtttgccgacaagtccggcaacCGTATTCACATTAGGTGGCTACCCTACGTGGCTAGGCTTGAGGATATGGGTGGCTATAGCTGGGGGTCGGTAGCACTCGcgtggttgtaccggtgcatgtgccgagtggctAACAGGCATGTGGTGAAGCTAGCCGGTCTGTTACAGCTACTTTAG